AGCTAAACTTGGAGGGGAATAAGGAAAATATGGAACCCAAAGAAGTGCAATGATTATAGTATATTTTGAGCAGATGGGGATGAAGGGGTGCTCTCCTGAGCTACAGAAGGAatggtctggtggttaagacaAAACACAAGTTAAATTTATTATTAGATTTGTCCACAGTCAGCAATGGTGATCTTCTTGCTGGCCTTGCCATTCCTGGACCCAAAGTGCTCCATGGCTTCCACAATATTCATGCCCTCTTTCACCTTGCCAAAGACCACATGCTTGCCATCCAACCACTCAGTCTTGGCAGTGCAGATGAAAAACTGGGAACCGTTTGTGTTGGGGCCAGCATGTGCCATGGACAAGATGCCAGGACCCGTATGCTTCAGGAGGAAATTCTCATCATCAAATTTCTCCCCATAGATGGACTTGCCACCAGTGCCATTATGGCGTGTGAAGTCACCACCCTGGCACATAAATCCCGGAATTGTTCTGTGAAAGCAGGAACATTTATAAGCAAAGCCTTTCTTCCCAGTGCTCAGAGCACGAA
This genomic stretch from Eubalaena glacialis isolate mEubGla1 chromosome 15, mEubGla1.1.hap2.+ XY, whole genome shotgun sequence harbors:
- the LOC133075017 gene encoding peptidyl-prolyl cis-trans isomerase A-like — encoded protein: MGNPTVFFDIAVDSEPLGRVSFELFADKVPKTAENFRALSTGKKGFAYKCSCFHRTIPGFMCQGGDFTRHNGTGGKSIYGEKFDDENFLLKHTGPGILSMAHAGPNTNGSQFFICTAKTEWLDGKHVVFGKVKEGMNIVEAMEHFGSRNGKASKKITIADCGQI